A single Pseudomonas brassicacearum DNA region contains:
- a CDS encoding amino acid ABC transporter substrate-binding protein: MKLLKSTLAVVTAAAVLGVSGFAQAGATLDAVQKKGFVQCGVSDGLPGFSVPDSTGKILGIDADFCRAVAAAVFGDANKVKFSQLNAKERFTALQSGEIDILSRNTTMTSSRDAGMGLKFPGFITYYDGIGFLVNKKLGVKSAKELDGATICIQAGTTTELNVSDYFRGNGLKYTPITFDTSDESAKSLESGRCDVLTSDKSQLFAQRSKLASPKDYVVLPETISKEPLGPVVRNGDDEWLAVVRWTGYAMLNAEEAGITSKNVEAEAKSTKNPDVARMLGADGEYGKDLKLPKDWVVQIVKQVGNYGEVFERNLGKGTPLEIDRGLNALWTNGGIQYAPPVR, from the coding sequence ATGAAGTTACTGAAATCCACCCTGGCCGTCGTGACTGCAGCAGCAGTACTTGGTGTCAGCGGGTTCGCTCAAGCGGGTGCAACTCTGGATGCCGTGCAGAAGAAAGGTTTTGTGCAATGTGGTGTGAGTGATGGCCTGCCGGGTTTCTCGGTGCCTGATTCGACCGGCAAGATCCTGGGTATCGACGCCGACTTCTGTCGTGCCGTGGCCGCTGCTGTATTCGGCGACGCGAACAAAGTGAAATTCAGCCAACTGAACGCCAAGGAGCGTTTCACCGCACTGCAGTCTGGTGAAATCGATATCCTGTCGCGCAACACCACCATGACCAGCTCCCGTGACGCGGGCATGGGCCTGAAATTCCCAGGCTTCATCACCTATTACGATGGCATCGGCTTCCTGGTTAACAAAAAGCTGGGCGTCAAGAGTGCCAAGGAACTGGACGGTGCAACCATCTGCATCCAGGCCGGTACCACCACCGAGCTGAACGTTTCCGACTACTTCCGCGGCAACGGCTTGAAATACACCCCGATCACCTTCGACACCTCCGATGAAAGCGCCAAGTCGCTGGAATCCGGCCGTTGCGACGTGCTGACCTCCGACAAGTCCCAACTGTTCGCCCAGCGCAGCAAGCTGGCTTCGCCGAAAGACTATGTGGTTCTGCCGGAAACCATTTCCAAGGAACCGCTGGGCCCGGTCGTGCGTAATGGCGATGACGAGTGGCTGGCCGTTGTGCGTTGGACTGGCTACGCCATGCTCAATGCTGAAGAAGCCGGTATCACTTCGAAAAACGTCGAGGCTGAAGCCAAGTCCACCAAGAACCCCGACGTCGCTCGTATGCTCGGTGCCGACGGTGAGTACGGCAAGGACCTGAAACTGCCGAAAGACTGGGTCGTGCAGATCGTCAAGCAAGTCGGCAACTACGGTGAAGTGTTCGAGCGCAACCTCGGCAAAGGCACCCCGCTGGAAATCGATCGCGGCCTGAACGCGCTGTGGACCAACGGCGGCATTCAATACGCACCACCAGTGCGCTGA
- a CDS encoding alpha/beta hydrolase, translated as MTDPLILEPSSTADACVIWLHGLGADRFDFLPVAEMLQQSLLTTRFLLPQAPTQPVTINGGYAMPSWYDIRALSPARAIDEQQLEASAQRVIDLIDTQRASGIDASRIFLAGFSQGGAVVYHTAFVKWQGPLGGVVALSTYAPTFSDELQLSASQQRIPVLALHGQYDEVVLNPMGRTAKEYLKQHGVTVTWREYPMGHEVLPEEIRDIGTWLAERLR; from the coding sequence ATGACCGACCCCCTGATTCTTGAGCCCAGCAGCACTGCCGACGCGTGCGTTATCTGGCTCCACGGCCTGGGCGCCGATCGTTTTGATTTCCTGCCGGTTGCCGAAATGTTGCAGCAAAGTTTACTCACCACGCGTTTCCTTCTACCCCAGGCACCGACCCAACCAGTAACGATCAACGGCGGCTATGCCATGCCCAGTTGGTACGACATCCGCGCCTTGAGCCCCGCGCGGGCCATTGACGAACAGCAGCTCGAAGCGTCGGCACAACGGGTCATCGACTTGATCGACACCCAGCGAGCCAGCGGAATAGACGCCTCGCGGATTTTCCTGGCGGGTTTCTCCCAAGGCGGCGCGGTGGTCTATCACACGGCATTCGTGAAATGGCAGGGCCCGCTGGGTGGCGTGGTGGCGCTGTCTACTTATGCACCGACTTTCAGCGATGAGCTGCAATTATCGGCCAGCCAGCAACGCATTCCGGTCCTGGCGCTGCACGGGCAATACGACGAAGTGGTACTCAACCCCATGGGGCGGACTGCGAAAGAGTATTTAAAGCAGCATGGTGTCACCGTGACATGGCGAGAATACCCAATGGGCCACGAAGTGTTACCCGAGGAGATTCGCGACATCGGCACCTGGCTGGCCGAGCGGTTGCGCTAA
- the rhlB gene encoding ATP-dependent RNA helicase RhlB: MTVLKALKKMFGKSEAEQLAPGASAPVHGPSRTDAQQPRRTAPVAQAIKEPASQPVTAPAAEKPRNEAPRPRRERAPKPPVVAWKLEDFVVEPQEGKTRFHDFKLAPELMHAIQDLGFPYCTPIQAQVLGYTLAGKDAIGRAQTGTGKTAAFLISIITQLLQTPPPKERYMGEPRALIIAPTRELVVQIAKDAADLTKYTGLNVMTFVGGMDFDKQLKHLEARHCDILVATPGRLLDFNQRGDVHLDMVEVMVLDEADRMLDMGFIPQVRQIIRQTPPKSERQTLLFSATFTEDVMNLAKQWTTDPAIVEIEAENVASENVEQHIYAVAGADKYKLLYNLVNDNGWERVMVFANRKDEVRRIEERLVRDGVNAAQLSGDVPQHKRIKTLEGFREGKIRVLVATDVAGRGIHIDGISHVINFTLPEVPDDYVHRIGRTGRAGAAGVSISFAGEDDSYQLPSIETLLGRKISCEMPPTHLLRPVERKRP; this comes from the coding sequence ATGACCGTGCTCAAAGCACTCAAGAAGATGTTCGGTAAAAGCGAGGCCGAGCAACTCGCGCCTGGCGCAAGCGCCCCCGTCCACGGCCCAAGCCGCACCGATGCGCAACAACCGCGCCGGACTGCCCCCGTTGCACAGGCAATAAAAGAGCCCGCCTCCCAACCTGTCACCGCCCCGGCAGCGGAAAAGCCACGTAACGAAGCCCCCAGGCCACGCCGCGAACGCGCACCGAAACCGCCGGTCGTCGCCTGGAAGCTCGAGGACTTCGTCGTAGAACCCCAGGAAGGCAAGACCCGCTTCCACGACTTCAAGCTCGCCCCGGAACTGATGCATGCCATCCAGGACCTGGGTTTCCCGTACTGCACGCCGATCCAGGCGCAAGTGCTCGGCTACACCCTCGCCGGCAAAGACGCCATCGGTCGCGCCCAGACCGGCACCGGCAAGACCGCCGCGTTCCTGATTTCCATCATCACCCAGTTGCTCCAGACCCCGCCGCCCAAGGAACGCTACATGGGCGAACCGCGGGCGCTGATCATCGCGCCGACCCGCGAGCTGGTGGTGCAGATCGCCAAGGACGCCGCCGACCTGACCAAGTACACCGGCCTGAACGTCATGACGTTCGTGGGCGGCATGGATTTCGACAAACAGCTCAAGCACCTCGAGGCCCGTCACTGCGACATCCTGGTCGCCACGCCGGGCCGCCTGCTGGACTTCAACCAGCGCGGCGACGTGCACCTGGACATGGTCGAAGTGATGGTACTGGACGAAGCCGACCGCATGCTCGACATGGGCTTCATCCCGCAAGTGCGCCAGATCATTCGCCAGACTCCACCGAAAAGCGAACGCCAGACCCTGCTGTTCTCCGCCACCTTCACCGAAGACGTGATGAACCTGGCCAAGCAGTGGACCACCGACCCCGCCATCGTCGAGATCGAAGCCGAGAACGTCGCCAGCGAAAACGTCGAGCAACACATCTATGCAGTCGCCGGGGCCGACAAGTACAAGCTGCTCTACAACCTGGTCAACGACAACGGTTGGGAACGCGTGATGGTGTTCGCCAACCGCAAGGACGAAGTGCGGCGTATCGAAGAACGCCTGGTGCGCGATGGCGTCAACGCGGCCCAGCTCTCGGGCGACGTTCCCCAGCACAAGCGCATCAAGACCCTCGAAGGTTTCCGCGAGGGCAAGATCCGTGTGCTGGTGGCCACCGACGTGGCCGGTCGTGGTATCCACATCGACGGCATCAGCCACGTGATCAACTTCACCCTGCCGGAAGTGCCGGACGACTACGTGCACCGCATCGGTCGTACCGGTCGTGCCGGGGCCGCCGGGGTTTCGATCAGCTTCGCTGGCGAAGATGACTCCTACCAGTTGCCGTCGATCGAAACGTTGCTGGGCCGCAAGATCAGTTGCGAAATGCCCCCGACCCACCTGCTGCGGCCGGTCGAGCGCAAGCGCCCTTAA
- a CDS encoding ornithine cyclodeaminase family protein, whose amino-acid sequence MSSTPYLMTQAQARELLGQIDVPQILRKLFRDLAAGQAVQPPQQLVVFPQGAGDFINYLGVLAEDQVYGVKTSPYIVREQGPLVTAWTLLMSMQTGQPLLLCDSAELTTARTAATTAVAIDALAPHNARRLAVIGSGAVARAHVQYVKDLRDWQAISLYSPSLKGKTAHMLASITDLDPRLHIANTLEAALHDADVVMLCTSSAKAVLDPKMLGKPALITSISTNAPRAHEVPPQSLNDMDVFCDYRQTTPGSAGEMLIAGEQYGWAASSIVGDLPELLSEHVERPDYQRHVFFRSIGLGLEDVALANALYRLHHH is encoded by the coding sequence ATGTCCAGCACGCCCTATTTGATGACCCAAGCCCAGGCCCGGGAACTGCTCGGTCAAATCGACGTGCCGCAAATCCTGCGCAAACTGTTTCGCGACCTGGCCGCTGGACAAGCGGTGCAGCCGCCCCAGCAATTGGTGGTGTTTCCCCAAGGCGCCGGGGACTTCATCAATTACCTGGGTGTGCTGGCTGAAGACCAGGTCTACGGGGTCAAGACCTCGCCCTACATCGTGCGCGAGCAAGGCCCACTGGTAACCGCCTGGACCTTGTTGATGTCGATGCAGACCGGCCAGCCACTGCTGCTGTGCGATTCCGCCGAACTGACGACCGCCCGCACCGCCGCCACCACCGCCGTCGCCATCGATGCCCTTGCCCCGCACAATGCCCGGCGCCTGGCGGTCATCGGCAGCGGCGCAGTGGCGCGGGCACATGTGCAATACGTCAAGGACCTGCGGGACTGGCAAGCAATCAGCCTCTATTCGCCCAGCCTGAAAGGCAAAACGGCACACATGCTGGCTTCGATCACCGACCTGGACCCTCGCCTGCACATCGCCAACACCCTTGAAGCGGCGCTGCACGACGCCGATGTGGTGATGCTCTGCACCTCGTCCGCCAAAGCGGTGCTCGACCCGAAAATGCTGGGCAAACCGGCGCTGATCACCTCCATCAGCACCAACGCCCCACGCGCCCATGAAGTCCCCCCTCAAAGTCTCAACGACATGGACGTGTTCTGCGACTATCGTCAGACCACCCCAGGCTCGGCCGGTGAAATGCTGATCGCCGGCGAACAATACGGCTGGGCGGCGTCGAGTATCGTCGGCGATTTGCCTGAATTGCTCAGCGAACACGTGGAGCGTCCCGACTACCAACGCCACGTGTTCTTCCGGTCCATCGGCCTGGGGCTGGAAGATGTTGCGCTGGCGAATGCGCTTTACCGGTTGCACCACCACTGA
- a CDS encoding NAD(P)/FAD-dependent oxidoreductase, with translation MTQADFIIIGGGIAGASTGYWLAPHGRVIVLERESHPAYHSTGRSAALYTAAYGTPQVRALTQASRDFFDAPPAGFCEHPLLTPRGEMTVDFTGDPAELNNQYLSAKATVPQMQLLSAEEACVRLPILRREKVHGAIYDPTACDIDTDALHQGYLRGIRRSGGEVHTDSEVQQLSRADQGLWQVKTANQTFTAPVLINAAGAWADHIAEMAGARKLGLQPKRRAAFIFAGPEGVDIHDWPMLVSLDESFYMKPDAGMFLGSPANADPVEPHDVQPEELDIAMGIYQIEEATTLTIRRPTRTWAGLRSFVPDGDLLSGFDPQVPGLYWVAAQGGYGIQTSPAMGQASAALVRGQPLPEALSRFGLNSAMLSPERLSRATLR, from the coding sequence ATGACACAAGCAGATTTCATCATCATCGGCGGCGGCATCGCCGGTGCATCCACCGGTTACTGGCTCGCCCCCCACGGCCGGGTGATTGTGCTCGAACGCGAATCACATCCGGCCTACCACTCCACCGGACGTTCGGCGGCGCTGTACACCGCCGCCTACGGCACCCCTCAGGTGCGGGCATTGACCCAGGCCAGTCGCGATTTTTTCGACGCCCCGCCAGCCGGTTTCTGTGAACATCCCTTGCTGACCCCACGGGGCGAAATGACCGTGGATTTCACCGGCGACCCGGCCGAGCTGAACAACCAGTACCTCAGCGCCAAGGCCACGGTGCCGCAGATGCAACTGCTCAGCGCCGAGGAAGCCTGTGTGCGGCTGCCGATCCTGCGACGGGAAAAAGTGCACGGTGCGATCTACGATCCCACGGCCTGCGACATCGACACCGATGCACTGCACCAAGGCTACCTGCGCGGTATTCGTCGCAGTGGCGGTGAAGTGCACACCGACAGCGAAGTGCAGCAGTTGAGCCGCGCTGACCAGGGGCTGTGGCAGGTGAAAACCGCCAACCAGACGTTCACCGCGCCGGTGCTGATCAATGCTGCCGGCGCCTGGGCCGATCACATTGCCGAAATGGCCGGAGCCCGCAAGCTGGGGTTGCAGCCCAAGCGGCGTGCAGCATTCATCTTTGCCGGGCCCGAGGGCGTGGATATCCATGACTGGCCAATGCTGGTGAGCCTGGACGAATCCTTCTACATGAAGCCCGACGCCGGCATGTTCCTCGGCTCGCCAGCCAACGCCGATCCGGTGGAACCCCATGACGTGCAGCCGGAAGAACTGGACATTGCCATGGGCATATACCAGATCGAAGAAGCCACCACCCTGACCATCCGCCGCCCGACCCGTACCTGGGCCGGCTTGCGCAGTTTCGTGCCTGACGGTGACCTGCTGTCCGGTTTCGATCCACAGGTGCCCGGGCTGTACTGGGTCGCGGCCCAGGGTGGCTACGGCATCCAGACCTCACCGGCCATGGGCCAGGCCAGCGCGGCGCTGGTGCGTGGCCAGCCGCTGCCCGAGGCCCTGTCCCGTTTCGGCCTGAACAGCGCCATGCTGTCACCCGAGCGCCTGAGCCGAGCCACCTTGAGGTGA
- a CDS encoding transcriptional regulator has product MTASPPDPALENFRTIADAIATLFYPHAEVVLHDLRSQKVDYIANNLSKREIGDDSSLEDMLSEDVSDRNIGPYEKLNWDGQKIRSLSSVLRDADGHPLAVLCINLNISLFENAKAALDLFLSPSKLIPQPDSLFRDDWQERINTFLHAWMRERQLSLNLLTRDHKRELVLALHAEGAFKGKSASNYVANVLNMGRATVYKHLKELKG; this is encoded by the coding sequence ATGACTGCCTCGCCACCCGATCCGGCGCTGGAAAACTTCCGCACCATCGCCGACGCCATCGCCACGCTGTTCTACCCCCACGCCGAAGTGGTGCTGCACGACCTGCGCTCGCAGAAAGTCGATTACATCGCCAACAACCTGTCCAAGCGTGAAATTGGCGATGACTCGTCCCTGGAAGACATGCTCAGCGAAGACGTCAGCGACCGTAACATCGGGCCGTACGAAAAGCTGAACTGGGATGGGCAGAAGATTCGCAGCCTCAGCAGCGTACTGCGCGACGCTGACGGTCATCCGCTGGCGGTGCTGTGCATCAACCTGAATATTTCGCTGTTCGAGAATGCCAAGGCCGCGCTGGATCTGTTCCTGTCGCCGAGCAAGTTGATCCCTCAGCCGGACTCACTGTTTCGCGATGACTGGCAGGAGCGGATCAACACCTTCCTGCACGCCTGGATGCGCGAGCGTCAATTGAGCCTGAACCTGCTGACCCGCGACCACAAACGCGAGCTGGTGCTGGCGCTGCATGCCGAAGGCGCGTTCAAGGGCAAGAGCGCGTCCAACTATGTGGCGAACGTACTGAATATGGGGCGGGCGACGGTGTACAAACATTTGAAGGAATTGAAAGGCTGA
- a CDS encoding ABC transporter substrate-binding protein, with protein MKKLPLITGLALSLLASSSLFAAEKTLRIGIEAAYPPFASKTSEGKIEGFDYDIGNALCAQMQVKCEWIEGEFDGLIPSLKVKKIDLALSSMTITQERKKSVDFTHKYYFTSSRLVMKEGAVVDDQYASLKGKTVGVQRATTTDRYATEVLEPKGVIVKRYSNNEEIYMDLASGRLDAIFADTIPLEDFLSMPRGKGYAFVGPELKDPKYVGEGAGIAVRKGNTQLVADLNKAIDGIRANGEYQKIQAKYFKSDIYGD; from the coding sequence ATGAAGAAACTTCCCCTCATCACCGGCCTGGCCTTGAGCCTGTTGGCTTCCAGCAGTCTGTTCGCTGCCGAAAAAACCTTGCGCATCGGCATCGAGGCGGCGTACCCGCCATTTGCTTCCAAGACCTCGGAAGGCAAGATCGAGGGGTTCGACTATGACATTGGCAATGCCCTGTGCGCGCAGATGCAAGTCAAGTGCGAGTGGATTGAAGGTGAGTTCGACGGGCTGATTCCGTCGCTCAAGGTGAAGAAGATCGACCTGGCGCTGTCGTCCATGACCATCACTCAAGAGCGCAAGAAATCGGTGGACTTCACCCACAAGTACTACTTCACCTCATCGCGCCTGGTCATGAAGGAAGGGGCGGTGGTCGATGACCAGTACGCCAGCCTCAAGGGTAAGACCGTCGGTGTGCAGCGGGCCACCACCACTGACCGCTACGCCACTGAAGTCCTCGAGCCCAAGGGTGTGATCGTCAAGCGCTACAGCAACAACGAAGAAATCTACATGGACTTGGCGTCCGGTCGCCTGGACGCGATTTTCGCCGACACCATCCCGCTGGAAGACTTCCTGTCGATGCCACGTGGCAAGGGCTATGCGTTTGTCGGCCCCGAACTCAAGGACCCGAAATACGTCGGCGAAGGCGCCGGTATCGCGGTTCGCAAGGGCAATACCCAACTGGTGGCGGACTTGAACAAGGCCATCGATGGGATTCGGGCCAATGGGGAGTATCAGAAGATCCAGGCCAAGTATTTCAAGTCGGATATCTACGGCGACTGA
- the moaE gene encoding molybdopterin synthase catalytic subunit MoaE, whose amino-acid sequence MAIRVQVEPFDAGGEVNAMHAANVGVGAVVSFVGYVRDFNDGLDVSGMFLEHYPGMTEKALGKIATEAEQRWPLLKLEVLHRIGALEPGEPIVFVAAASAHRQAAFDACAFVMDYLKTRAPFWKKENTADGPRWVEGRDSDHAAADRWKQ is encoded by the coding sequence ATGGCGATACGTGTGCAGGTCGAACCGTTCGACGCAGGGGGCGAAGTCAACGCGATGCACGCGGCCAATGTCGGCGTCGGAGCGGTGGTGAGTTTTGTCGGCTACGTGCGTGACTTCAATGACGGCCTCGATGTGTCCGGGATGTTCCTGGAGCATTACCCGGGCATGACCGAAAAAGCCTTGGGCAAGATCGCCACCGAGGCCGAGCAGCGCTGGCCGTTGCTCAAGCTGGAGGTGCTGCACCGTATCGGTGCCCTGGAGCCGGGCGAGCCGATTGTCTTCGTCGCGGCCGCCAGTGCCCATCGCCAGGCGGCATTCGATGCCTGCGCCTTTGTCATGGACTACCTCAAGACTCGAGCGCCGTTCTGGAAAAAGGAAAACACCGCCGACGGCCCGCGCTGGGTCGAAGGGCGGGACAGTGATCATGCTGCGGCGGATCGCTGGAAGCAGTGA
- a CDS encoding MoaD/ThiS family protein, with protein MNITVKFFARYREALGVDSVNVEGDFATVDDVRVLLAQGGSAEVLKEQNLMCARNEDLCQLDEPLADGDEVAFFPTVTGG; from the coding sequence ATGAACATCACCGTGAAGTTCTTTGCCCGTTACCGTGAAGCGCTGGGTGTGGACTCGGTCAACGTGGAAGGCGATTTCGCCACGGTCGACGATGTGCGCGTGCTGCTTGCCCAAGGTGGCAGTGCCGAGGTGCTGAAGGAACAGAACCTGATGTGCGCGCGCAACGAAGACCTGTGCCAGCTCGACGAACCGCTGGCGGACGGCGACGAAGTGGCGTTTTTCCCCACTGTGACCGGAGGTTGA
- the moaC gene encoding cyclic pyranopterin monophosphate synthase MoaC has product MLTHLDSQGRANMVDVTDKAVTFREATAEAFVRMLPDTLQMIVSGGHPKGDVFAVARIAGIQAAKKTSDLIPLCHPLLLTGVKVELNAEGEDRVRIVARCKLSGQTGVEMEALTAASVAALTIYDMCKAVDRGMTIEGVRVLEKLGGKSGHFQADAS; this is encoded by the coding sequence GTGCTGACTCATCTCGATTCCCAAGGTCGCGCCAACATGGTCGACGTGACCGACAAGGCCGTGACGTTCCGTGAAGCCACGGCCGAGGCCTTTGTGCGCATGTTGCCCGACACACTGCAGATGATCGTCAGCGGCGGTCACCCCAAGGGCGATGTGTTCGCCGTTGCACGCATTGCCGGCATCCAGGCTGCCAAGAAAACCAGTGACCTGATTCCGCTCTGCCACCCGCTGTTGCTCACCGGCGTCAAGGTCGAACTCAATGCCGAAGGCGAGGACCGGGTGCGCATCGTCGCCCGCTGCAAACTGTCGGGGCAGACTGGCGTGGAAATGGAGGCCCTCACCGCCGCCAGCGTCGCCGCGCTGACCATCTACGACATGTGCAAGGCCGTCGACCGTGGCATGACCATCGAAGGCGTGCGGGTGTTGGAAAAACTCGGCGGCAAGAGCGGCCACTTCCAGGCGGATGCGTCATGA
- a CDS encoding PhoH family protein, producing MDDHGRSLSSNQPILYVLDTNVLIHDPNALLNFEEHHVAIPMTVLEELDKLKGGHHSVAAECRQAIRLIDKTLGDASPEDVELGVPIQRGKSGPKGLLSILMSKRTEPNLVLPEHLNDNIIINQLIDLHARTKDQAVVLVTKDINMRLKARACGIAAEDYSTDQLVDDVSLLPNGYHTMTGSFWDRVSKVETRQDHGRTWHQVQLIDNLPAVHINEFIIDEQGFVGWIKEIQVDKLLILDLHQEPLLHQEAWGLKPRDIYQSLALFALLDPDIHLVNLSGAAGSGKTILALAAAIEQTMVSKRYRRIIATRSVQGLDQEIGFLPGTEAEKMEPWLGAITDNLEALHMDDESTHGSVDYILSKVPLQFKSLNYIRGRSFQQSLILIDECQNLTPHQMKTIITRAGAGSKVVCLGNLAQIDTPYLSATSSGLTYLTERFKDFPNGVHITLQGVPRSILAEYAESHL from the coding sequence ATGGATGACCACGGACGTAGCCTTTCCTCCAACCAGCCAATCCTCTATGTACTCGATACCAACGTATTGATCCACGATCCAAATGCCCTGCTGAACTTCGAAGAACACCACGTTGCCATCCCGATGACCGTGCTTGAGGAGCTGGACAAACTCAAGGGCGGACACCACAGCGTTGCGGCCGAATGCCGGCAGGCGATCCGCCTGATCGACAAGACCCTGGGCGATGCCTCTCCGGAGGACGTTGAGCTTGGCGTGCCGATCCAGCGCGGCAAAAGTGGTCCCAAGGGCCTGCTTTCGATCCTGATGAGCAAGCGCACCGAACCCAACCTGGTGCTACCTGAACACCTGAACGACAACATCATCATCAACCAGTTGATCGACCTGCACGCGCGCACCAAGGACCAGGCCGTGGTGCTGGTGACCAAAGACATCAACATGCGTCTCAAGGCCCGCGCCTGCGGGATCGCGGCGGAGGACTACAGCACCGACCAGTTGGTCGACGACGTCTCGCTGTTGCCCAACGGCTATCACACCATGACCGGCTCCTTCTGGGACCGTGTGAGCAAGGTCGAGACCCGCCAGGACCACGGCCGCACCTGGCACCAGGTGCAGTTGATCGACAACCTGCCGGCGGTGCACATCAACGAGTTCATCATCGACGAACAAGGCTTCGTCGGCTGGATCAAGGAAATCCAGGTCGACAAGCTGTTGATCCTTGACCTGCACCAGGAACCTTTGCTGCATCAGGAAGCCTGGGGCCTCAAGCCCCGTGACATCTACCAGAGCCTGGCCCTGTTCGCCTTGCTCGACCCGGATATCCACCTGGTCAACCTGTCCGGCGCCGCCGGTTCCGGCAAGACCATCCTGGCCCTGGCCGCTGCCATCGAGCAGACCATGGTCAGCAAACGCTACCGGCGCATCATCGCCACCCGCAGCGTGCAGGGCCTGGACCAGGAAATCGGTTTCCTGCCTGGCACCGAGGCGGAGAAAATGGAGCCGTGGCTGGGGGCGATCACCGACAACCTCGAAGCCTTGCACATGGATGACGAAAGCACCCATGGCAGCGTCGACTACATCCTCAGCAAAGTGCCGTTGCAGTTCAAATCCCTCAACTACATTCGGGGGCGCAGCTTCCAGCAGAGCCTGATCCTGATCGACGAATGCCAGAACCTGACCCCGCACCAGATGAAAACCATCATCACCCGTGCCGGTGCCGGTTCCAAAGTGGTGTGCCTGGGTAACCTGGCGCAGATCGACACCCCTTACCTGTCCGCGACCAGCTCCGGGCTGACCTACCTGACCGAACGCTTCAAGGACTTCCCCAATGGGGTCCACATCACCCTGCAGGGCGTACCTCGCTCGATCCTGGCCGAATACGCCGAATCTCACCTGTAA
- a CDS encoding polysaccharide deacetylase family protein: MRIVLLLSAWLLSLGAIAAPNDVATLDRSTWPEQLTSPTLFDVASRAEILMFARVLLDVDAMDEIALKQYLGLRTVNMVAIDALRARLWQRLLTNYNFAQRSCDQDASFCYLVDDMATLREEARRFHLDDNSYYIKWAAPSQIFHTQYRDELLRKAALFPQTSSEIERFGDYERNGEDMNDRLFLLTFDSAANVVPDNTPWLAEYLRKANINGTFFVLGKDIQARLQEGSVNSLQALYSRQCVGVQGWEFRSHSHWQDWQDSIRRSVELVKGKLPENYVPLFRPPQGQRRGDAEGFFRQQGLQVALWDIDPQDSNNRLKPEQSAQRVLTLMLLWRHGVINFNAKHDGVKTAMPWLMAQTAQSGIGWADCQEAFR; encoded by the coding sequence TTGCGTATCGTTCTTCTGTTATCGGCCTGGCTGTTGAGCCTGGGTGCCATTGCCGCGCCCAACGACGTCGCGACCCTGGACCGCAGCACCTGGCCGGAACAACTCACCAGCCCGACGCTGTTCGACGTGGCCTCGCGGGCCGAGATCCTGATGTTCGCCCGGGTCCTGCTGGACGTCGATGCCATGGACGAAATTGCGCTCAAGCAGTACCTGGGGCTGCGCACTGTCAATATGGTTGCGATCGACGCGCTTCGCGCCCGGCTGTGGCAGCGGTTGCTGACCAACTACAACTTTGCCCAGCGCAGCTGCGATCAGGACGCTTCCTTCTGTTACCTGGTCGACGACATGGCGACCCTGCGCGAAGAGGCGCGCAGGTTCCATCTGGATGACAACTCCTACTACATCAAGTGGGCCGCGCCGAGCCAGATATTTCATACCCAATACCGCGATGAACTGCTGCGTAAAGCCGCGCTTTTTCCGCAAACCAGCAGCGAAATCGAACGTTTTGGCGATTACGAGCGCAACGGCGAAGACATGAACGATCGCCTGTTCCTGCTGACCTTCGACAGCGCCGCCAACGTTGTGCCGGACAACACCCCGTGGTTGGCCGAATACCTGCGCAAGGCGAACATCAATGGCACCTTCTTCGTACTGGGAAAGGACATCCAGGCACGGCTGCAAGAGGGTTCGGTCAACAGTCTCCAGGCGTTGTATTCGAGACAATGCGTGGGCGTGCAGGGCTGGGAGTTTCGCTCCCACAGCCATTGGCAGGACTGGCAGGACTCGATCCGACGCAGTGTCGAGTTGGTCAAGGGCAAGCTGCCCGAGAATTACGTACCGCTGTTCCGCCCACCCCAAGGTCAACGTCGTGGCGATGCCGAAGGGTTTTTCCGGCAGCAGGGCTTGCAAGTGGCGCTGTGGGACATCGACCCCCAGGACAGCAACAATCGGCTCAAGCCTGAGCAAAGCGCCCAGCGTGTGCTGACCCTGATGCTGTTGTGGCGCCACGGGGTGATCAATTTCAATGCCAAGCACGATGGGGTGAAAACGGCAATGCCCTGGCTCATGGCGCAGACGGCGCAAAGCGGGATCGGTTGGGCGGACTGCCAGGAAGCGTTTCGCTGA